In the Syngnathus scovelli strain Florida chromosome 8, RoL_Ssco_1.2, whole genome shotgun sequence genome, one interval contains:
- the bcl9 gene encoding B-cell CLL/lymphoma 9 protein yields the protein MLEVQEERPAAAGTAATHFSKKERGKKEREEAKDGRGNLSNLANPGSRNVRAKAPLAHAGSPHQHLTSPCSVVLVTPSMHSNRLKNSPSTNTQSPKPKTEAMVRSPPVMSPSTASQMDSKMPNQGKPGSAGSQSQPSPCDPKTLGAKGAQNVAGGIGLKNGQSLTSGPSSKVKVKRERSTSVESFEQPESGTPTSEEKDSSRVKRMCVAERRQPYSGADWCSGGESDEDDKGFFNCNSSDVKPPDSVAHSTSNPGLSRSSTPSHNSLGGQSSTTEPASGQKPGSKLVYVFTTEMANKAADAVLTGHTENIITFHMKNISNSKDKAHLLNNAANALRNDSKPSQQTPSHGQDQSHQPGSKPSLTGMAEPAQSQSANQGSQSGVLPQDGSSAAGIESKNLPGGSPGNNAGQVDQTPMSQPEAGLNAPTAGEVGQGVGPGGPGLTPQQQQQQLAQELLNMDANTEGLSQEQLEHRQRSLQTLRDIQRMLFPDDRDAPPPGPPQSHGGPHDGGPDGPPRRSEPGPLQAMMAQSQSLGPPGGPRPQGPPFGPPHGPRDMPPFPQDEMAPHMGGPGGCGDGDQMTPEQVAWLKLQQEFYEEKRKKQEMQHRPLPPDMMMHPHGPRGMIRGPPPPYQMGPGEMWGGPSGPQDPYPERMGMGPGPGPRGMPPHMQRMPGFSGMINPEMEGPPRPGMGWPDDMPPRMGDARGFPGGPGAMFSGPGGRGERFPNPQSVQEAMFHQGMGGEKGLPPGMMMDMQRMMGHQRGGMEPGNGMGMFPRMPGDGPMSPSSRLQGIGSREMGPEFGMGPGPGPGPHMHPSKLRDPPMNMSPDEMMRMRGGPPMENMAGQGRAMQGPPFPEQPQPGDFPMGPGRPFPGGPGGMRGPHGDQPFGPEHRATPTGGNGRMNHMPPNAGPPQGQRGRKPTDLNVQAGGGNSPSVNPLKSPPLRQVQSPMMGSPSGNLKSPQTPSQLAGMLTGPAGPQAPPAPQSSAPMKSPHSMMGSAGASPVHMRSPSLPNPSPGWASSPKPPMQSPGVPQQGGKPPLSLTSPNMMGNMEQGGNGPAPAPPSSGAPSGPMSLPGNVPSGSPYTIPPEPTLSQNPLSIMMSRMSKFAMPSSTPLYHDAIKTVASSDDDSPPARSPNLPSVNNNGMPMNHQGNPRMMGPGNSGPMPALSPLGMNPMGSQPLSHGMPPQMPSPNAPNMGPGMMPHGMMIPTNPQDPGMANPQMMPQGRLGYPHRNQGYPLTQSPSQQGPFSPHNGPGGHQGFPGHPMGFQGEGGPMGARMGNMPHGGGPDGSMCKPNTPGGPEFNNMQGGFSEADLHEVMRPGASGIPEFDLSRIIPSEKPSQTLSYFPRGGGDNPGGKPSHPSGFPMQAMMGDGPPRMGMPMQGMGGMPGGPGGGMGPQDMPMGNPGHNSMRPPGFMGQGMMGHQPRMMSPGGPGGMMQGRQMAHPGPGGSPNMMMSLQGMGGPPQQTMMMGGQMRARDMDMGFSPGPGMF from the exons ATGTTGGAGGTCCAAGAGGAAAGGCCAGCGGCGGCAGGTACAGCAGCGACACATTTCAGCAAGAAGGAGCGAGGCAAGAAGGAGCGAGAGGAGGCCAAGGACGGACGGGGAAACCTCAGCAACCTCGCCAATCCCGGCTCCAGGAACGTCCGCGCCAAGGCGCCGCTCGCGCACGCGGGCAGCCCCCACCAGCACCTCACTTCGCCCTGTTCTGTCGTACTGGTAACCCCATCAATGCACTCCAATAGGCTAAAGAACTCCCCATCCACCAACACACAAAG CCCTAAACCGAAGACGGAGGCCATGGTACGCTCACCTCCCGTCATGTCCCCCTCCACTGCCTCCCAGATGGACTCTAAAATGCCCAATCAGGGTAAGCCAGGGAGCGCTGGCAGCCAGTCGCAGCCCTCGCCCTGCGACCCCAAGACCCTGGGTGCCAAAGGAGCACAAAACGTGGCAGGGGGCATCGGGCTGAAGAACGGCCAGAGCTTGACCTCCGGCCCCAGCTccaaagtgaaagtgaaaagggaGCGTAGCACATCAGTGGAGTCGTTCGAACAGCCGGAGAGTGGAACACCCACCAGCGAGGAAAAAG acAGTAGCAGAGTAAAAAGGATGTGTGTGgcagagaggaggcagccttacAGTGGAGCCGACTGGTGCTCCGGGGGAGAAAGTGACGAAGATGACAAAGGATTCTTCA ACTGTAACTCCAGTGACGTGAAGCCACCGGATTCTGTCGCACATTCTACCTCCAACCCTGGACTCAGCCGTTCCTCCACGCCCTCTCACAATTCACTGGGAGGCCAGAGCTCCACGACGGAACCTGCGAGTGGCCAGAAACCAGGCTCCAAACTCGTCTACGTCTTTACCACAGAGATGGCTAACAA GGCAGCTGATGCAGTTCTGACTGGCCATACGGAAAACATCATCACCTTCCACATGAAAAACATTTCCAACAGCAAAGATAAAGCTCACCTCCTG AACAATGCAGCAAACGCGCTCCGAAATGACTCCAAGCCTTCCCAGCAAACGCCGTCCCATGGCCAAGATCAGAGTCACCAGCCTGGATCCAAGCCGTCCTTAACGGGCATGGCAGAGCCAGCCCAATCCCAGTCTGCCAACCAAGGAAGCCAATCTGGCGTTCTTCCACAGGATGGCTCATCAGCTGCGGGCATCGAATCAAAGAATCTTCCAGGCGGTAGCCCCGGCAACAACGCAGGCCAAGTTGACCAGACACCCATGAGCCAGCCCGAGGCAGGCCTCAATGCTCCCACCGCAGGTGAAGTAGGGCAGGGAGTAGGCCCCGGGGGTCCGGGTCTCACGccccaacagcagcagcaacagttgGCGCAGGAGCTTTTAAATATGGATGCCAACACAGAAGGTCTATCCCAAGAGCAGTTGGAGCATCGCCAGCGTTCGCTGCAGACATTGCGAGATATCCAGCGCATGCTTTTTCCAGATGACCGTGACGCACCACCCCCTGGGCCTCCACAGTCTCACGGTGGGCCCCACGACGGAGGCCCCGACGGTCCTCCACGAAGATCGGAGCCAGGCCCCTTGCAGGCGATGATGGCACAATCTCAAAGCCTTGGTCCACCAGGAGGTCCTCGCCCACAAGGTCCACCCTTTGGACCTCCACATGGGCCCAGAGACATGCCTCCTTTTCCACAGGATGAAATGGCTCCCCACATGGGGGGCCCGGGTGGCTGTGGAGACGGTGATCAAATGACCCCGGAACAGGTGGCGTGGTTGAAGTTACAGCAGGAGTTTTATGAGgaaaagagaaagaaacaaGAAATGCAACATCGGCCACTGCCTCCGGACATGATGATGCACCCCCACGGTCCACGCGGCATGATACGAGGACCTCCGCCCCCCTATCAGATGGGCCCCGGAGAGATGTGGGGAGGACCAAGTGGGCCACAAGACCCTTACCCAGAACGCATGGGCATGGGCCCTGGCCCCGGCCCGAGAGGCATGCCTCCCCACATGCAGAGGATGCCCGGCTTCTCCGGGATGATCAATCCTGAGATGGAGGGACCCCCGCGGCCTGGCATGGGGTGGCCTGACGACATGCCGCCTCGTATGGGAGACGCAAGAGGGTTTCCTGGTGGTCCGGGTGCCATGTTCTCTGGCCCCGGTGGTCGAGGGGAGCGCTTTCCAAACCCTCAGTCAGTTCAAGAAGCAATGTTCCATCAAGGCATGGGGGGAGAGAAAGGCCTTCCCCCTGGCATGATGATGGACATGCAAAGGATGATGGGCCATCAAAGAGGTGGAATGGAACCAGGAAATGGCATGGGTATGTTTCCAAGAATGCCCGGTGACGGTCCCATGAGCCCATCGTCAAGGCTCCAGGGAATAGGGAGTCGAGAAATGGGTCCCGAGTTCGGCATGGGTCCCGGTCCAGGGCCTGGACCACACATGCACCCTTCCAAGTTACGAGATCCTCCAATGAACATGAGTCCAGACGAGATGATGAGAATGAGGGGAGGACCTCCGATGGAAAACATGGCAGGACAAGGCAGGGCGATGCAAGGGCCGCCATTCCCTGAGCAGCCGCAACCTGGAGACTTTCCTATGGGGCCTGGGCGACCTTTCCCGGGGGGCCCTGGAGGAATGAGGGGGCCGCACGGAGATCAACCGTTTGGCCCAGAACACAGAGCCACACCTACGGGAGGAAACGGTCGCATGAACCACATGCCTCCCAATGCTGGCCCTCCACAGGGCCAAAGAGGCCGCAAGCCAACAGATCTGAATGTCCAAGCAGGTGGGGGTAACTCTCCCAGCGTCAACCCGCTCAAGTCCCCTCCTCTGAGGCAGGTGCAGTCTCCCATGATGGGCTCACCTTctggaaacctcaaatcacctcagacACCGTCCCAGCTGGCCGGCATGCTCACAGGCCCTGCGGGGCCCCAGGCCCCCCCGGCACCTCAATCATCGGCACCAATGAAGTCACCACACTCCATGATGGGATCTGCGGGAGCTTCTCCTGTTCACATGAGGTCTCCTTCTCTTCCCAATCCCTCGCCAGGATGGGCCTCCTCGCCAAAGCCTCCCATGCAGAGTCCTGGAGTGCCACAACAAGGTGGAAAGCCCCCTCTCAGTCTCACCTCACCGAACATGATGGGGAACATGGAGCAAG GCGGTAATGGCCCTGCCCCCGCCCCGCCTTCGTCCGGTGCACCGTCTGGCCCAATGTCCCTCCCGGGCAACGTGCCATCGGGGAGCCCTTACACCATCCCACCCGAGCCCACACTGTCCCAGAACCCACTCTCCATCATGATGTCGCGCATGTCCAAGTTTGCCATGCCCAGCTCCACGCCGCTCTACCACGATGCCATCAAGACCGTCGCCAGTTCCGATGATGACTCGCCCCCGGCACGCTCCCCTAACCTGCCTTCAGTCAACAACAACG GTATGCCAATGAACCACCAAGGCAATCCCCGCATGATGGGACCTGGCAACTCCGGACCCATGCCAGCCCTCAGCCCCCTCGGTATGAACCCAATGGGATCCCAGCCCCTCTCGCACGGAATGCCCCCGCAAATGCCCTCTCCTAATGCCCCCAACATGGGCCCCGGTATGATGCCCCACGGCATGATGATCCCCACTAATCCCCAAGACCCCGGGATGGCCAACCCACAAATGATGCCCCAGGGACGTCTGGGTTATCCCCACCGAAATCAAGGCTACCCACTCACACAGTCCCCATCTCAGCAAGGCCCCTTCTCTCCGCACAACGGGCCCGGTGGGCACCAAGGTTTCCCCGGCCACCCCATGGGCTTCCAGGGAGAAGGCGGGCCGATGGGAGCGCGGATGGGGAACATGCCTCACGGGGGCGGGCCGGACGGAAGCATGTGTAAACCGAACACCCCCGGAGGACCCGAGTTCAACAACATGCAAGGCGGCTTCAGCGAGGCGGACCTTCATGAGGTGATGCGGCCGGGAGCGTCCGGCATCCCCGAGTTTGACCTGTCCAGGATTATCCCTTCGGAAAAGCCCAGCCAGACTTTGTCTTACTTCCCTCGCGGCGGGGGGGACAACCCCGGTGGCAAACCATCGCATCCTTCCGGCTTTCCCATGCAGGCCATGATGGGTGACGGCCCCCCGAGAATGGGCATGCCCATGCAGGGGATGGGGGGAATGCCGGGGGGTCCCGGTGGGGGCATGGGGCCCCAAGACATGCCAATGGGCAACCCCGGCCACAACTCCATGCGCCCGCCGGGGTTCATGGGCCAAGGCATGATGGGTCACCAGCCCCGGATGATGTCCCCGGGCGGCCCCGGGGGAATGATGCAGGGACGGCAAATGGCCCACCCCGGCCCGGGCGGCTCCCCTAACATGATGATGTCACTGCAGGGCATGGGCGGCCCCCCGCAGCAGACAATGATGATGGGGGGGCAGATGAGGGCGCGTGACATGGACATGGGCTTCAGTCCGGGCCCTGGAATGTTCTAA
- the acp6 gene encoding lysophosphatidic acid phosphatase type 6 isoform X1, with the protein MKFSICHLPVLFPQRSPACLLTTTGSRSDFLLRPSFLLRLLELTAMRKLWTKVGIFGSVSIAFGSALWWRQRSTDGGSKASQYELKLVQVLFRHGARTPLKSIPDVLEAQWVPTLLEPPAHTHINYVVTDLNGGPTPPSPLEDSYRKKALSGGVFAGQLTTLGMEQLYELGERLRRRYIQEVPFLSTTFCPSEVYVRSTNITRTIESARCLVAGLFQQNQKEIVPILTTDAVSEILYPNYHGCRLLRMLSSPRLKEVALLPDIAADLKNIRSKLGISDKTDVDFILIRDDMVARETHGLPCPPALSTWRSRVEQRAVEMMFYCYQPSKSENLQLCVGPLLHMLLLNIDEKLQGTSSEPNRKLFLYSAHDTTLIPCLMALGIYDMKWPPYASDITLELHEHRRTKEAFVKVSYMGQDQLIPGCSGLYCPLQEFQNVLSAYSLKNDLYQSLCNSTTDKSKL; encoded by the exons ATGAAGTTTTCTATCTGCCACCTACCGGTACTTTTTCCTCAACGTTCCCCAGCATGCCTCTTAACCACAACTGGCAGCAGGAGTGACTTCTTGCTAAGGCCTTCGTTTTTGCTCCGACTTCTCGA ACTTACGGCCATGAGGAAACTTTGGACTAAAGTGGGCATCTTCGGCtcagtctccatcgcctttggtTCGGCGTTGTGGTGGAGGCAGAGGAGCACGGATGGCGGCTCAAAAGCATCCCAGTACGAGCTCAAACTGGTTCAAGTGCTATTTCGACATGGGGCTCGTACGCCGCTTAAATCCATACCTGATGTGTTGGAG gCACAATGGGTACCCACCCTGTTGGAGCCTCCGgcccacacacacatcaacTATGTGGTCACAGACCTTAATGGCGGGCCCACACCTCCATCTCCATTGGAGGACAGCTACAGGAAGAAGGCGCTTAGT GGCGGCGTGTTTGCGGGTCAGCTGACCACTTTGGGCATGGAGCAGCTGTACGAGCTGGGCGAGAGGCTGAGGAGAAGATACATTCAGGAGGTTCCCTTCCTCAGTACGACCTTCTGCCCCAGTGAGGTCTA TGTGCGATCCACCAATATTACAAGGACGATCGAGTCTGCTCGGTGCCTGGTGGCAGGGCTCTTTCAGCAAAACCAAAAAG AAATAGTTCCAATATTAACCACAGATGCAGTGTCAGAAATTCTGTACCCCAACTACCATGGATGTCGGCTACTCAGAATGCTCAGCAG CCCCCGCTTGAAAGAGGTGGcccttctgcccgacatcgcggCTGATCTAAAGAACATCCGAAGCAAGCTGGGCATCAGCGACAAAACGGATGTCGACTTCATCCTCATCAGGGACGACATGGTCGCCAGAGAG ACTCACGGGCTGCCGTGCCCACCCGCCCTGTCCACGTGGAGAAGCAGAGTGGAGCAGAGAGCCGTGGAGATGATGTTTTACTGTTACCAACCCAGCAAGAG CGAGAACTTGCAGTTGTGCGTGGGACCTCTGCTGCATATGCTCTTACTCAATATTGACGAGAAGCTACAAGGCACGTCTTCAGAGCCAAACAG GAAGTTGTTTTTGTACTCGGCCCATGACACCACATTGATACCATGCCTGATGGCGCTGGGCATTTATGACATGAAGTGGCCCCCGTACGCTTCAGACATCACACTAGAGCTCCATGAGCACCGGCGCACTAAGGAGGCTTTTGTCAAAGTGTCCTACATGGGCCAG GATCAACTAATTCCTGGCTGCAGTGGACTCTACTGCCCCCTGCAGGAATTTCAGAACGTGCTTTCGGCCTACTCGCTCAAGAATGACCTCTACCAGTCGCTTTGCAACAGTACAACCGACAAATCTAAGCTCTGA
- the acp6 gene encoding lysophosphatidic acid phosphatase type 6 isoform X2, with amino-acid sequence MRKLWTKVGIFGSVSIAFGSALWWRQRSTDGGSKASQYELKLVQVLFRHGARTPLKSIPDVLEAQWVPTLLEPPAHTHINYVVTDLNGGPTPPSPLEDSYRKKALSGGVFAGQLTTLGMEQLYELGERLRRRYIQEVPFLSTTFCPSEVYVRSTNITRTIESARCLVAGLFQQNQKEIVPILTTDAVSEILYPNYHGCRLLRMLSSPRLKEVALLPDIAADLKNIRSKLGISDKTDVDFILIRDDMVARETHGLPCPPALSTWRSRVEQRAVEMMFYCYQPSKSENLQLCVGPLLHMLLLNIDEKLQGTSSEPNRKLFLYSAHDTTLIPCLMALGIYDMKWPPYASDITLELHEHRRTKEAFVKVSYMGQDQLIPGCSGLYCPLQEFQNVLSAYSLKNDLYQSLCNSTTDKSKL; translated from the exons ATGAGGAAACTTTGGACTAAAGTGGGCATCTTCGGCtcagtctccatcgcctttggtTCGGCGTTGTGGTGGAGGCAGAGGAGCACGGATGGCGGCTCAAAAGCATCCCAGTACGAGCTCAAACTGGTTCAAGTGCTATTTCGACATGGGGCTCGTACGCCGCTTAAATCCATACCTGATGTGTTGGAG gCACAATGGGTACCCACCCTGTTGGAGCCTCCGgcccacacacacatcaacTATGTGGTCACAGACCTTAATGGCGGGCCCACACCTCCATCTCCATTGGAGGACAGCTACAGGAAGAAGGCGCTTAGT GGCGGCGTGTTTGCGGGTCAGCTGACCACTTTGGGCATGGAGCAGCTGTACGAGCTGGGCGAGAGGCTGAGGAGAAGATACATTCAGGAGGTTCCCTTCCTCAGTACGACCTTCTGCCCCAGTGAGGTCTA TGTGCGATCCACCAATATTACAAGGACGATCGAGTCTGCTCGGTGCCTGGTGGCAGGGCTCTTTCAGCAAAACCAAAAAG AAATAGTTCCAATATTAACCACAGATGCAGTGTCAGAAATTCTGTACCCCAACTACCATGGATGTCGGCTACTCAGAATGCTCAGCAG CCCCCGCTTGAAAGAGGTGGcccttctgcccgacatcgcggCTGATCTAAAGAACATCCGAAGCAAGCTGGGCATCAGCGACAAAACGGATGTCGACTTCATCCTCATCAGGGACGACATGGTCGCCAGAGAG ACTCACGGGCTGCCGTGCCCACCCGCCCTGTCCACGTGGAGAAGCAGAGTGGAGCAGAGAGCCGTGGAGATGATGTTTTACTGTTACCAACCCAGCAAGAG CGAGAACTTGCAGTTGTGCGTGGGACCTCTGCTGCATATGCTCTTACTCAATATTGACGAGAAGCTACAAGGCACGTCTTCAGAGCCAAACAG GAAGTTGTTTTTGTACTCGGCCCATGACACCACATTGATACCATGCCTGATGGCGCTGGGCATTTATGACATGAAGTGGCCCCCGTACGCTTCAGACATCACACTAGAGCTCCATGAGCACCGGCGCACTAAGGAGGCTTTTGTCAAAGTGTCCTACATGGGCCAG GATCAACTAATTCCTGGCTGCAGTGGACTCTACTGCCCCCTGCAGGAATTTCAGAACGTGCTTTCGGCCTACTCGCTCAAGAATGACCTCTACCAGTCGCTTTGCAACAGTACAACCGACAAATCTAAGCTCTGA
- the gja5a gene encoding gap junction protein, alpha 5a, with translation MGDWSFLGNVLEEVQEHSTSVGKVWLTVLFIFRILVLGTAAESSWGDEQSDFLCDTQQPGCTNVCYDRAFPIAHIRYWVLQIVFVSTPSLIYMGHAVHTVRAEEKRRRREQEEREARSQDGEEEMEGEKEYLQRKENVMESGAEGRSRLHLRGPLLHTYILSILIRSAMEVIFITIQYMIYGVFLKALYLCTASPCPNPVNCYMSRPTEKNIFIVFMLVVAAVSLALSVLELYYLGWKSLRACLQRKAARRTLPAVTPMALEPDGPVAPCTPPPDFSRCVNPLTSMAPVPFSNRMALQQNSANMAAERHHSRDNLEDHEDFLQRYQGTPPPQGLSNNCHPMPALYTGDKRRLSKTSGSSGRVRHDDLAI, from the coding sequence ATGGGAGACTGGAGCTTCTTGGGGAACGTCCTGGAGGAGGTCCAGGAGCACTCCACGTCGGTCGGCAAGGTGTGGCTCACCGTGCTCTTCATCTTCCGTATCCTGGTGCTGGGCACGGCGGCCGAGTCGTCGTGGGGCGACGAGCAGAGCGACTTTCTGTGTGACACGCAGCAGCCCGGTTGCACCAATGTCTGCTACGACCGCGCCTTCCCCATCGCACACATCCGCTACTGGGTGCTGCAGATCGTTTTCGTGTCCACGCCGTCGCTCATCTACATGGGCCACGCCGTACACACGGTGCGAGCCGAGGAGAAGCGAAGGCGGCGGGAGCAGGAGGAGAGGGAGGCCAGATCGCAGGACGGCGAGGAAGAGATGGAGGGTGAGAAGGAGTACCTGCAGCGGAAGGAGAACGTAATGGAGTCGGGGGCGGAGGGTCGGAGCCGGCTGCACCTCAGGGGTCCGCTCCTCCACACGTACATCCTCAGCATCCTCATCCGCAGTGCCATGGAGGTCATCTTCATCACCATACAGTATATGATCTACGGGGTGTTCCTCAAGGCACTGTACCTGTGCACGGCGTCGCCCTGCCCGAACCCGGTCAACTGCTACATGTCGCGGCCCACAGAGAAGAACATCTTCATCGTTTTCATGCTGGTGGTGGCTGCCGTGTCCCTGGCGCTGTCCGTGCTCGAGCTCTACTACCTGGGCTGgaagagcctgagagcctgcctTCAGCGCAAGGCCGCGCGCCGCACCCTGCCTGCTGTGACGCCAATGGCGCTGGAGCCTGACGGCCCGGTCGCCCCATGCACCCCGCCTCCCGACTTTAGCCGCTGCGTCAACCCCCTGACCTCCATGGCGCCCGTTCCCTTCAGTAACAGGATGGCGCTGCAGCAGAACTCGGCCAATATGGCGGCCGAGCGCCACCACAGCAGGGACAACTTGGAAGACCATGAGGACTTTCTTCAGAGATACCAGGGGACACCGCCGCCCCAGGGGCTTTCCAATAACTGCCACCCTATGCCCGCACTGTACACTGGGGACAAACGTCGTCTGAGCAAGACGAGCGGGAGCAGTGGGCGAGTACGACATGACGACCTGGCCATTTAA
- the LOC125973958 gene encoding gap junction alpha-8 protein-like, protein MGDWSFLGNILEEVNEHSTVIGRVWLTVLFIFRILILGTAAEFVWGDEQSDYVCNTQQPGCENVCYDEAFPISHIRLWVLQIIFVSTPSLVYVGHAVHHVHMEEKRKEREEAELSRQQELSEERLPLAPDQGSVRTTKETSTKGSKKFRLEGTLLRTYICHIIFKTLFEVGFVVGQYFLYGFRILPLYKCSRWPCPNTVDCFVSRPTEKTVFIIFMLAVACVSLFLNFVEISHLGLKKIRFVFRKPAPAPAQGESSATLPPGKSLPPLAVSSLQRAKGYRRLDEEKAPPITHLYPLAEVGMEAGRGAPPFHSLEEKTEEELPMGDIPKAYDETLPSYAQTTETEGVTMQQAAAATEAPPAGVEGGEWQGADPEVERAVTGEGGSAVAQKASDTIEDSRPLSRLSQVSSKARSDDLTV, encoded by the coding sequence ATGGGTGACTGGAGCTTTCTGGGAAATATTTTAGAGGAAGTCAACGAGCACTCCACAGTGATCGGCAGGGTGTGGCTCACGGTTCTCTTCATCTTCCGCATCCTCATCCTGGGCACGGCGGCGGAGTTCGTGTGGGGCGACGAGCAGTCCGACTACGTTTGCAATACGCAGCAGCCCGGCTGTGAGAACGTGTGCTACGACGAGGCTTTCCCCATCTCCCACATCCGCCTGTGGGTTCTGCAGATCATCTTTGTGTCCACGCCGTCTCTTGTGTACGTGGGCCATGCCGTGCACCACGTCCACATGGAGGAGAAGCGCAAGGAACGCGAGGAAGCGGAACTTAGCCGGCAACAGGAGCTGAGTGAGGAGCGACTCCCACTGGCACCTGACCAGGGCAGCGTACGCACCACGAAGGAGACCAGCACAAAAGGAAGCAAGAAGTTCCGACTGGAGGGCACCTTGCTAAGGACCTACATCTGTCATATCATTTTCAAGACACTCTTTGAGGTGGGCTTCGTGGTGGGCCAGTACTTCCTGTACGGCTTCCGCATCCTGCCGCTGTACAAATGCAGCCGCTGGCCCTGCCCTAACACCGTAGACTGCTTTGTGTCCCGCCCCACAGAGAAAACGGTCTTCATCATCTTCATGTTAGCCGTGGCTTGCGTCTCACTCTTCCTCAACTTTGTGGAGATCAGCCACCTGGGCCTCAAGAAGATCCGTTTTGTTTTTCGCAAGCCGGCCCCTGCCCCGGCGCAGGGCGAAAGCTCGGCCACCCTGCCGCCGGGAAAAAGCCTGCCCCCTTTGGCGGTGTCCTCGTTGCAGAGGGCCAAAGGTTACAGGCGGCTGGATGAGGAGAAAGCTCCCCCAATAACACATCTCTACCCACTAGCGGAAGTGGGCATGGAGGCAGGCAGGGGGGCCCCACCCTTCCACAGTTTAGAAGAGAAAACTGAGGAGGAGCTGCCCATGGGGGACATCCCCAAAGCGTACGATGAGACTCTGCCTTCCTACGCCCAGACCACTGAGACGGAAGGGGTGACAATGCAGCAGGCGGCCGCGGCCACGGAGGCGCCCCCGGCGGGGGTGGAAGGTGGAGAGTGGCAGGGCGCCGACCCGGAGGTGGAGAGGGCGGTCaccggggagggggggagcgcgGTAGCCCAAAAGGCGTCGGATACGATAGAGGACAGCAGGCCTCTGAGCCGACTCAGCCAAGTTAGCAGTAaggccaggtcggacgacctcaCCGTATGA
- the LOC125973615 gene encoding follistatin-related protein 1: protein MLRGVAVFLLLALALSHAEELQSKSKVCANVFCGAGRECAVNEKGEPSCLCIESCKPHKRSVCGSNGKTYRNHCELHRDACLSGLKIQVAHDGHCQEKKSKQAAASPVVCYAADRNELRGRVIQWLQTEVIPDGWFVKGSNFSDILLKYFKSYDSGDSTLDSSELLKFIQHNESVATEMQSYADQESNKLLRSLCVDALIELSDENADWKLSFDEFLNCLKPGFNPPEKKCALEDETYEDGAETQVECNRCVCACGNWVCTAMTCADKTADDESTDAGVEMTEEEWDLRVAELNKHQETVEKMKASTKEA, encoded by the exons ATGTTACGGGGTGTCGCTGTGTTTCTTCTGCTCGCTCTGGCTCTCTCTCATGCAGAG GAGCTGCAGAGCAAGAGCAAAGTGTGTGCCAATGTCTTCTGCGGGGCGGGCCGGGAGTGTGCTGTTAATGAGAAGGGGGAGCCCAGCTGCCTGTGCATAGAA AGCTGTAAGCCCCACAAAAGGTCAGTATGTGGCAGCAATGGTAAGACCTACAGGAACCACTGTGAGCTGCACAGGGATGCCTGTCTGAGCGGGCTGAAAATCCAAGTTGCCCACGATGGACACTGCCAGG agaaAAAGAGCAAGCAGGCAGCTGCCAGCCCAG TGGTGTGCTACGCTGCCGATCGCAACGAGCTGAGGGGCCGTGTGATCCAGTGGCTGCAGACTGAAGTTATTCCAGATGGCTGGTTTGTCAAGGGATCCAACttctctgacattttgctcaagtACTTCAAG TCATATGACAGCGGCGATTCCACACTGGACTCATCCGAGTTGCTCAAGTTCATCCAACACAATGAGTCCGTGGCGACCGAGATGCAGTCCTACGCCGACCAGGAGAGCAACAAGCTGCTTCG GAGTCTCTGCGTTGACGCCCTCATTGAGCTGTCCGATGAGAATGCCGACTGGAAATTGAGCTTTGATGAGTTCCTCAACTGCCTGAAGCCTGGATTCAACCCACCCGAGAAGA aatgtgCTTTGGAGGATGAGACTTATGAGGATGGTGCAGAGACACAGGTGGAGTGCAACcgctgcgtgtgtgcatgcggcAACTGGGTCTGCACGGCTATGACGTGCGCAG ACAAGACAGCTGACGATGAGTCAACAGACGCCGGTGTGGAGATGACAGAGGAAGAGTGGGATCTCCGCGTGGCAGAGCTGAACAAACACCAG gAAACAGTGGAGAAAATGAAGGCTAGCACAAAGGAGGCCTAA